A window of Bacteroidota bacterium genomic DNA:
GAACCAGGCGCTTTGCGCACTGCTGTTCCTGTACAAGAACGTGCTTGGGCGCGAGGTTGGAGCGCTCGGCAATGTGATACGGGCACGCAAACCGAAACGCCTGCCCGTTGTTCTTTCGCGCGAAGAGGTAAAAGCCGTGCTGCGCGAACTGGAGGATGACAAACGCTTGATGGCGGCCTTAATGTACGGCGGAGGGTTGCGGTTGACGGAGTGCATCACGCTTCGCGTGCAGGATATTGACTTTGCACGAAAGGAGATTACCGTGCGGGGAGGAAAAGGCGCCAAGGACCGTGTGACGATCCTTCCGGATTCGGAGAAGGCACCGTTGAAGGAGCATCTCGGCAGGGTGAAGCTGATTCATGAGCGAGATATACGCGAGGGGTGGGGACGCGTGTTGTTGCCCGATGCACTGGCCCGGAAATACCCGAATGCGGCGCATGAATGGCGGTGGCAATGGATATTCCCGCAGACACACAGATGGTGCAATGCCCGAACGGGAGAACAGGGGCGGCATCATGCCGACGAATCGATTATCCAGCGGGCATTCAAGCAGGCGGTGCAGAAAACAAAGATGACAAAGAGGGCGACCTGTCATACGCTCCGCCATTCGTTTGCGACACATTTGCTGGAAGCAGGGTATGACATTCGCACCGTGCAGGAACTGTTGGGGCACACGGACGTACGGACAACGATGATTTATACACATGTGCTGAATCGCGGCGGCCGTGGCGTGCAAAGCCCTGCGGACACACTGTGACTCCGGCGCGTGTTATGCGGAAACCCGATAACACGCGCAAGGGCACTCTCGAGAGTCTGCAACATATTGGGGCATGGGGAGTTAATGGAGAGAACCGATATGGGTTCGGAACAATCAGACAAGCGGTAATGTGTATTACACGTAAACAACATAAACAGTA
This region includes:
- a CDS encoding integron integrase; protein product: MTQSTAPQDRHPVPQAGFVAPPAPRGAPKLIDSLRITLRTKHYSRRTEDAYCIWVARYCRFHNLRHPSELSELHINAFLTHLATEGHVSASTQNQALCALLFLYKNVLGREVGALGNVIRARKPKRLPVVLSREEVKAVLRELEDDKRLMAALMYGGGLRLTECITLRVQDIDFARKEITVRGGKGAKDRVTILPDSEKAPLKEHLGRVKLIHERDIREGWGRVLLPDALARKYPNAAHEWRWQWIFPQTHRWCNARTGEQGRHHADESIIQRAFKQAVQKTKMTKRATCHTLRHSFATHLLEAGYDIRTVQELLGHTDVRTTMIYTHVLNRGGRGVQSPADTL